The Aminivibrio sp. genomic interval AAAAGCTCCGAAGCACTCTTTTTCTGTACTGCCGCAGAAAAGGGAGAGATCATAGGCCGCACCTCCGAGTGTGTCACCGCGACCCGCCGGCCGCCAGCCGTTCCGTCAGCCTTGCCGCTCTCACCGCTTCCATGCGGCCGAGAATCGATGCCCGGGCATCCCTGGGCATTGCCTCCAGGAGTTTCACAGCCAGGTCTTCCCGCAGCTGCTCGAGAATGAGAGCCGCCCTCCTGGGCGAAATTTCCTGGTAGGTTTTCATGAGCATGTCGAGGTATTCTTTTTCCTCCTGCTGGTTCTCCGGAGGCTTGATCCGGGCCGCGGCCCGCTCCGCCTCGATTTTTTCCAGGGCGGCGGACCGCATTTCCAGGTCCGCCGATAGGGCGGCTAAGCGTTTTTCCCGCTCACCCAGTTCCCTCTCTCTTTCATTGAGCCGGTCGTTCCATTGCTGAAGCTCGATAGCCCGTCTCTGTTCGGCCGTCAGGGAGTATTCCCCGGGGATTCCGACGGCGGCCGCGAGATTCTTCCCTATCCACGGAATGCGCGGGACGGACCAGTACATCACCGGGCGGGCATCCCAGCTTCCCGATACGTGGAGACCCACGGCCGCTCCCGCCGCGAGAAAAAGAAATAAAAAAAGGAGC includes:
- a CDS encoding MgtE intracellular region; its protein translation is MADEPRNLEDDREESSPQPARINEKKKSRKGTLLFLFLFLAAGAAVGLHVSGSWDARPVMYWSVPRIPWIGKNLAAAVGIPGEYSLTAEQRRAIELQQWNDRLNERERELGEREKRLAALSADLEMRSAALEKIEAERAAARIKPPENQQEEKEYLDMLMKTYQEISPRRAALILEQLREDLAVKLLEAMPRDARASILGRMEAVRAARLTERLAAGGSR